The following coding sequences are from one Triticum dicoccoides isolate Atlit2015 ecotype Zavitan chromosome 4A, WEW_v2.0, whole genome shotgun sequence window:
- the LOC119285316 gene encoding dirigent protein 25-like — MAKGALYIYMMFALALTSCALAGRVLNDHPAAPPLETDPLPGPTDPPVDPEVVPVPAPTAALPLPSNAAGAAGVAPAAGVGATANVGAGDSPLTFFMHDILGTSSQTSALMVTGVVASADGLASGNDVVPYDSLVQSNGNAVNGGYKNTIPSVNGSGGGDTPQTQNLLLGMTTVVDEELAGGHELGAAAVGRAQGFYVASSQDGSSKTVVLTAMFGGEVHGDTLSFFGVHQLAAPESRIAVIGGTGKYETAKGFAAIRTLHPGDQHAADGVEGLLQFDIHLS; from the coding sequence ATGGCCAAGGGGGCGCTCTACATCTACATGATGTTCGCGCTTGCACTGACGAGCTGCGCACTCGCGGGCCGCGTCCTCAACGACCATCCCGCGGCGCCTCCGTTAGAGACCGATCCATTGCCGGGGCCGACCGACCCGCCTGTCGACCCAGAGGTAGTGCCGGTCCCCGCGCCCACGGCGGCGTTGCCTTTGCCATCCAatgccgcgggcgccgctggcgtaGCTCCGGCCGCTGGCGTTGGTGCAACGGCCAACGTAGGAGCCGGCGACAGCCCCCTGACGTTCTTCATGCATGACATCCTCGGCACCTCGTCGCAGACGTCGGCGCTCATGGTGACCGGggtggtggcgagcgccgacggccTGGCCAGCGGCAACGACGTCGTCCCCTACGACAGCCTCGTCCAGAGCAACGGAAACGCCGTCAACGGCGGCTACAAGAACACCATCCCCTCCGTCAACGGTTCTGGCGGTGGCGACACGCCCCAGACCCAGAACCTCCTCCTCGGCATGACCACCGTCGTGGACGAGGAGCTCGCCGGGGGCCATGAGCTCGGCGCCGCGGCCGTCGGCAGGGCGCAGGGGTTCTACGTCGCGAGCTCGCAGGACGGCAGCAGCAAGACGGTCGTGCTGACGGCCATGTTCGGCGGCGAAGTGCACGGCGACACGCTCAGCTTCTTCGGGGTGCACCAGTTGGCGGCGCCGGAGTCCCGCATCGCCGTCATTGGCGGCACAGGGAAGTACGAGACCGCCAAGGGCTTCGCCGCCATCCGCACGCTGCACCCCGGCGACCAGCACGCCGCCGACGGCGTCGAGGGCCTCCTCCAGTTCGACATTCACCTCTCCTGA
- the LOC119285317 gene encoding UDP-glucuronic acid decarboxylase 1-like translates to MKQLHRQPSLSKQHRPHHRASLSRSLASYLLREHRLLFVLLGFLLASSFFLLYPALAPHPISLSSAAYAATATSAIRNPRVFSFSTANASPRRLPVGVRKKPLRVVVTGGAGFVGSHLVDKLLARGDSVIVVDNFFTGRKENVAHHLANPRFELIRHDVVEPILLEVDQIYHLACPASPVHYKFNPIKTIKTNVMGTLNMLGLAKRVGARFLLTSTSEVYGDPLEHPQKESYWGHVNPIGIRSCYDEGKRTAETLTMDYHRGAGVEVRIARIFNTYGPRMCLDDGRVVSNFVAQTLREQPMTVYGDGKQTRSFQYVSDLVDGLITLMENKYIGPFNLGNPGEFTMLELAQVVKETIDPSARVEFKPNTADDPHMRKPDISKAKSLLNWEPKVSLKQGLPRMVSDFQKRILDEK, encoded by the exons ATGAAGCAGCTCCACCGCCAGCCCAGCCTCAGCAAGCAGCACCGCCCGCACCACCGCGCCTCCCTCTCCCGCTCCCTCGCCTCCTACCTCCTCCGCGAGCACcgcctcctcttcgtcctcctcggcttcctcctcgcctcctccttcttcctcctctacccCGCCCTCGCCCCGCACCCTATCTCCCTCTCCTCCGCCGCATACGCTGCCACCGCCACTTCTGCCATCAGAAACCCCCGCGTCTTCTCCTTCTCCACCGCCAACGCGTCGCCGCGCCGCCTCCCCGTCGGCGTCCGCAAAAAGCCCCTGCGGGTGGTCGTCACCGGCGGCGCCGGCTTCGTCGGCAGCCACCTCGTGGACAAGCTCCTCGCCCGCggggacagcgtcatcgtcgtcgACAACTTCTTCACGGGCCGCAAGGAAAACGTCGCGCACCACCTCGCCAACCCTCGCTTCGAGCTCATCCGCCACGATGTCGTCGAGCCCATCCTCCTCGAGGTCGACCAGATCTACCACCTCGCCTGCCCCGCCTCCCCCGTCCACTACAAATTCAACCCAATCAAGACCATC AAGACAAATGTGATGGGGACGTTGAACATGCTGGGACTGGCGAAGAGGGTCGGTGCCCGGTTCTTGCTCACCAGTACCAGTGAGGTGTATGGTGATCCTCTAGAGCATCCTCAGAAGGAGAGTTACTGGGGCCATGTCAATCCCATAG GTATAAGGAGTTGTTACGACGAGGGAAAGAGAACAGCAGAAACTCTGACCATGGATTACCATCGTGGTGCTGGCGTTGAG GTTAGAATTGCTCGCATATTCAACACGTACGGCCCTCGTATGTGTTTAGATGATGGCCGGGTTGTTAGCAACTTTGTTGCACAG ACTTTGCGAGAGCAGCCAATGACGGTTTATGGTGATGGAAAGCAAACAAGAAGCTTTCAATATGTTTCGGATTTG GTTGATGGGTTGATAACTCTGATGGAAAATAAGTACATTGGACCTTTCAACTTGGGAAACCCTGGGGAGTTTACCATGTTGGAGCTTGCTCAG GTAGTGAAAGAGACAATTGACCCAAGTGCGCGTGTTGAATTTAAACCCAACACCGCCGATGATCCGCACATGAGAAAACCTGACATCTCAAAGGCCAAATCTCTTCTCAATTGGGAGCCAAAAGTCTCTCTGAAGCAAGGCCTGCCACGCATGGTTTCAGACTTCCAGAAACGCATCTTGGATGAGAAATGA